In the Streptomyces sp. BHT-5-2 genome, one interval contains:
- a CDS encoding sensor histidine kinase encodes MPNDHDIPGRPARRFRDGLDAPRVRRLALHGLAIAIAVTFYAFDAHPAWHSAVFCALLALWAVTATLRHTLAPRWPRVAWSVLLVGGAVCAGLSPTNPDASGFVGATGLFLLISAAETPALWISGVLAAGIAAFTLAHEAVGGDAAVAVSVLISSTTGGGFGFLARLNALDRRTERGRAERRAAHAVQEERARIARDIHDVLAHSLGGLVIQLDALEAVSVSRGADDDVVARVRGARAVAADGLVAAKRAVDALRRLPAGIDAALGEIATGVRALGMTVDVDVRGESARAPDPVAEVIASVTVEALTNARKHAPGAPVHVVVEAGRDAALLRVTNRLVPSADRPASHPSGGHGVPGMRERAEIVGGRLTAGPVEGEWIVECRVPYE; translated from the coding sequence GTGCCGAACGACCACGACATACCCGGGCGGCCGGCCCGCCGCTTCCGGGACGGCCTCGACGCGCCCCGCGTGCGCCGGCTCGCCCTGCACGGCCTGGCCATCGCCATCGCGGTGACCTTCTACGCCTTCGACGCCCACCCGGCGTGGCACAGCGCGGTGTTCTGCGCGCTGCTCGCCCTGTGGGCGGTGACCGCGACCCTCCGGCACACCCTCGCGCCCCGCTGGCCGCGGGTGGCCTGGAGCGTGCTGCTCGTCGGCGGCGCGGTCTGCGCCGGCCTCAGTCCCACGAACCCGGACGCCTCGGGGTTCGTCGGCGCGACCGGTCTGTTCCTGCTGATCTCGGCCGCCGAAACCCCCGCACTGTGGATCAGCGGCGTCCTCGCGGCCGGCATCGCCGCCTTCACCCTTGCCCACGAGGCGGTCGGCGGCGACGCCGCGGTGGCCGTCTCGGTGCTGATCTCCTCCACGACCGGCGGCGGGTTCGGCTTCCTCGCCCGCCTCAACGCCCTCGACCGCCGCACCGAACGGGGCAGGGCCGAACGCCGGGCCGCGCACGCGGTCCAGGAGGAACGCGCCCGGATCGCCCGGGACATCCACGACGTCCTCGCCCACTCGCTCGGCGGCCTGGTGATCCAGCTCGACGCGCTGGAGGCGGTCTCGGTGAGCCGCGGAGCCGACGACGACGTGGTGGCCCGGGTCCGCGGCGCACGCGCCGTGGCGGCGGACGGTCTGGTGGCCGCCAAGCGCGCCGTGGACGCCCTGCGCCGGCTCCCCGCCGGCATCGACGCGGCCCTCGGCGAGATCGCCACCGGCGTCCGCGCCCTCGGCATGACCGTCGACGTCGACGTACGGGGCGAGTCGGCGCGGGCGCCCGACCCGGTCGCGGAGGTCATCGCCTCCGTCACGGTCGAGGCCCTCACCAACGCCCGCAAGCACGCACCCGGCGCCCCCGTCCACGTCGTCGTGGAGGCGGGCCGGGACGCCGCCCTGCTGCGCGTCACCAACCGGCTCGTCCCGTCCGCGGATCGTCCGGCATCGCACCCCTCGGGCGGCCACGGCGTGCCAGGCATGCGGGAGCGTGCGGAGATCGTCGGTGGCAGACTGACCGCCGGCCCAGTGGAGGGGGAGTGGATCGTGGAATGCCGGGTGCCCTATGAGTGA
- a CDS encoding carboxylesterase/lipase family protein, with protein sequence MTQDSDQVVATHRGLVRGRADGAAAAYRGIPYAAPPVGALRFAPPQPHPQWEGTRDAVHAGPSAPQNPSRLEAVMGRRTPDWNEDGCLTLNVWTPLHAREDGAARPVLLWFHGGGFSSGSAGWDWYDGARLAARGDLIVVTANYRLGPFGYLHLPEIGADNLGLQDQAAALHWVRDNIAAFGGDPDAVTVGGQSAGAYAALALATDPRTAGLVHRVLLQSGPWGLAPQDPALAAEHAQAYLRLLDVAGRADPGQALRALPASQLNAAYGTLAVQLAQAGSVAPAMYPVLGGTGLPLARRDALTAGALDGKGLLIGTTRDEMTAFMGLDPRIRSLDRAGALALLAGQTPGEGEAERRYDHYAGQLPHATPGRIAIAATTDAEFRAGALEIADHHAAAGHPTHVYQFDYSAPGDDNPLGACHCSELPFLFGTFDSFAGSPMLGRPDAAARALGDAFAGAVAAFVTTGSAHGIPAYVPGTPARIRHFAPEAAGNDSARN encoded by the coding sequence ATGACGCAGGACAGCGACCAGGTCGTGGCCACACACCGGGGCCTGGTCCGGGGCCGGGCCGACGGAGCGGCGGCGGCCTACCGGGGGATTCCGTATGCCGCCCCGCCCGTGGGCGCGTTGCGGTTCGCCCCGCCGCAGCCCCACCCGCAGTGGGAGGGAACACGGGACGCGGTGCACGCCGGACCCTCGGCGCCCCAGAACCCGTCCCGCCTGGAAGCGGTCATGGGTCGCCGCACCCCGGACTGGAACGAGGACGGCTGCCTCACCCTCAACGTCTGGACCCCGCTGCACGCCCGCGAGGACGGGGCGGCCCGCCCGGTCCTGCTCTGGTTCCACGGTGGCGGCTTCAGCAGCGGCTCGGCCGGCTGGGACTGGTACGACGGCGCCCGGCTCGCCGCCCGCGGCGACCTGATCGTCGTCACCGCCAACTATCGCCTGGGGCCGTTCGGATACCTCCACCTCCCGGAGATCGGCGCGGACAACCTCGGCCTCCAGGACCAGGCCGCCGCACTGCACTGGGTGCGGGACAACATCGCCGCGTTCGGCGGCGACCCGGACGCGGTGACCGTCGGCGGCCAGTCCGCCGGCGCCTATGCGGCCCTGGCGCTCGCCACCGACCCCCGGACCGCCGGACTCGTCCACCGCGTTCTGCTGCAGAGCGGACCGTGGGGCCTGGCGCCGCAGGACCCGGCCCTCGCCGCCGAGCACGCCCAGGCATATCTCCGCCTGCTGGACGTGGCCGGCCGGGCGGACCCCGGCCAGGCCCTCCGCGCCCTTCCCGCCTCCCAACTCAACGCCGCCTACGGGACGTTGGCGGTGCAGCTCGCCCAGGCAGGCAGCGTCGCCCCGGCGATGTACCCGGTACTCGGCGGCACCGGCCTTCCGCTCGCCCGGCGCGATGCGCTCACCGCCGGCGCCCTGGACGGCAAGGGCCTGCTGATCGGCACGACCCGCGACGAGATGACCGCGTTCATGGGACTCGACCCCCGCATCCGGTCCCTCGACCGCGCCGGCGCCCTGGCCCTGCTCGCCGGACAGACCCCCGGCGAAGGCGAGGCGGAGCGGCGCTACGACCACTACGCCGGGCAGCTCCCGCACGCCACTCCGGGCCGGATCGCCATCGCCGCCACGACCGACGCCGAGTTCCGCGCCGGCGCACTGGAGATCGCCGACCACCACGCCGCCGCCGGCCACCCCACCCACGTCTACCAGTTCGACTACTCCGCACCCGGCGACGACAACCCGCTCGGTGCCTGCCACTGCAGCGAACTGCCCTTCCTCTTCGGCACGTTCGACAGCTTCGCCGGCAGTCCCATGCTGGGCCGCCCGGACGCCGCCGCCCGCGCGCTCGGCGACGCCTTCGCCGGAGCCGTCGCCGCCTTCGTCACCACCGGCTCCGCGCACGGCATCCCCGCCTACGTCCCCGGCACACCCGCCCGCATCCGCCACTTCGCACCCGAAGCGGCCGGGAACGACAGCGCCCGGAACTGA
- a CDS encoding ATP-binding protein, with protein MARTAELPATSAEARDRVLALLRGCQRQLDEMAVADALLITSELVTNALRHAGGVTGFVARVTGDLLELTVEDASPVPPVVPADIRDGRIGGYGWSLVHRLATSVTVVPSAAGKGIQVALRLM; from the coding sequence GTGGCTCGCACAGCGGAACTCCCCGCTACCTCGGCCGAGGCGCGCGACCGCGTGCTCGCCCTGCTGCGTGGCTGTCAACGGCAGCTCGACGAGATGGCGGTGGCCGACGCGTTGCTGATCACCTCGGAGCTGGTCACCAACGCCCTGCGGCACGCGGGCGGGGTCACCGGATTCGTGGCCCGGGTCACCGGGGACCTGCTCGAACTGACCGTGGAGGACGCCAGCCCCGTCCCGCCGGTCGTCCCCGCCGACATCCGGGACGGCCGGATCGGTGGCTACGGATGGTCACTCGTCCACCGCCTCGCCACCTCTGTCACGGTCGTCCCCTCCGCGGCCGGCAAGGGCATCCAGGTCGCGCTGCGGCTCATGTGA
- a CDS encoding SigB/SigF/SigG family RNA polymerase sigma factor, giving the protein MTTVVNGTTTAALTTERDDGLPEVRHPRAMAPQDARQLSKLFFDRLRHLEEGTRAHQYARNTLIEMNMSMVRYVARRYRHRGDDMDDIVQVGTIGLIKAIDRFDVARAVEFSTFAVPYILGEIRRFFRDTGWAVHVPRRLQELRTELARAKEELHAGLDRDPTVPELAAHLRLPEDEVIEGLVAANGYAADSLDTPLDPDPLGRRRALADVLGEEDRALTAVEDLHALAPLLRQLAPRERRIIELRFGQEMTQSQIGAEIGVSQMHVSRLLNHTLTRLRSGMLTDPPPKAPPSPGP; this is encoded by the coding sequence ATGACCACCGTCGTGAACGGCACCACGACAGCCGCGCTCACCACGGAACGTGACGACGGTCTCCCGGAGGTCAGGCACCCCAGGGCGATGGCGCCGCAGGACGCGCGCCAGCTCTCCAAGCTGTTCTTCGACCGGCTGCGCCACCTCGAAGAGGGCACCCGCGCCCACCAGTACGCACGGAACACCCTCATCGAGATGAACATGTCGATGGTGCGCTACGTCGCCCGCCGGTACCGCCACCGCGGCGACGACATGGACGACATCGTCCAGGTCGGCACGATCGGGCTGATCAAGGCGATCGACCGGTTCGACGTCGCGCGCGCGGTGGAGTTCTCCACCTTCGCCGTGCCGTACATCCTCGGCGAGATCAGGCGCTTCTTCCGGGACACCGGCTGGGCGGTGCACGTCCCCCGTCGGCTTCAGGAGCTGCGCACCGAACTCGCCAGGGCGAAGGAGGAGTTGCACGCCGGGCTGGACCGCGATCCCACCGTGCCCGAACTCGCGGCGCATCTGCGGCTGCCGGAGGACGAGGTGATCGAGGGTCTCGTCGCGGCCAACGGCTATGCCGCGGACTCCCTGGACACCCCGCTCGATCCCGATCCGCTGGGCCGGCGGCGTGCGCTCGCCGATGTCCTCGGCGAGGAGGACCGCGCCCTGACGGCGGTGGAGGACCTGCACGCCCTCGCACCGCTGCTGCGGCAGCTCGCGCCCCGCGAACGCCGCATCATCGAACTGCGCTTCGGCCAGGAGATGACCCAGTCTCAGATCGGTGCCGAGATCGGCGTGTCGCAGATGCATGTCTCCCGTCTGCTCAACCACACGCTGACGAGGCTCCGCAGCGGCATGCTCACCGACCCGCCGCCGAAGGCCCCGCCCTCTCCCGGCCCGTGA
- a CDS encoding macrolide family glycosyltransferase, with the protein MAKHLLFVTLGGHGHVNPTLPLVEELVRRGHRVDYATGAEHGEMVTKAGARWVELPALPRMDPPTEFGPEAFGLLMGRLFDAMRASYPVLRDHCANEPVDAVCYDAMTWSGRVVAEHLGLPAVRLVPHLASNEHYSLFNGFMDATGPESPVAGVIAAGCQEFTAEHGVELDPANLLDVTEKLNLVFIPREFQPAGDTFDERFHFIGPSVGSRENEPWSPPDPETPVVFIALGTVFNNRPEFYRTCIEAFADEPYHVAMSVGGVDPAGLGPLPPSFDVRPRFPQPAVLQRATAFVSHTGMNSTMEALYYGVGLIAVPQMPEQAANAGRMQELGLGEQLDTKAVTAESLRAAVARVAGDPQIRTNLDRMRKVVRGSGGAARGVDVIEEYLA; encoded by the coding sequence ATGGCGAAACACTTGTTATTCGTGACCCTTGGCGGTCACGGGCACGTCAATCCCACTCTGCCGTTGGTCGAGGAGCTGGTGCGGCGCGGCCATCGCGTGGACTACGCCACCGGTGCGGAACACGGCGAGATGGTCACCAAGGCCGGCGCACGCTGGGTGGAGCTGCCGGCGCTCCCCCGCATGGACCCGCCCACCGAGTTCGGGCCGGAAGCCTTCGGTCTCTTGATGGGCCGCCTCTTCGATGCGATGCGCGCGTCCTATCCGGTGCTGCGGGACCACTGCGCCAACGAGCCGGTGGACGCGGTCTGCTACGACGCGATGACCTGGTCGGGCCGGGTCGTCGCCGAGCACCTGGGCCTGCCGGCCGTCCGCCTGGTACCCCACCTCGCGTCCAATGAGCACTACTCGCTGTTCAACGGCTTCATGGACGCGACGGGCCCGGAGAGCCCGGTGGCCGGGGTGATAGCCGCCGGCTGTCAGGAATTCACCGCGGAACACGGCGTCGAGCTGGACCCGGCGAATCTGCTGGATGTGACGGAGAAGCTCAACCTCGTCTTCATACCCAGGGAGTTCCAGCCGGCCGGCGACACGTTCGACGAGCGGTTCCACTTCATCGGGCCCTCCGTGGGCAGCCGGGAGAACGAGCCCTGGTCGCCGCCGGACCCCGAGACCCCGGTGGTGTTCATCGCGCTGGGCACGGTCTTCAACAACCGGCCCGAGTTCTACCGCACCTGCATCGAGGCGTTCGCCGACGAGCCGTACCACGTGGCGATGTCCGTGGGCGGTGTCGACCCCGCGGGCCTGGGGCCGCTGCCGCCGTCGTTCGACGTCCGCCCGCGGTTCCCGCAGCCGGCCGTGCTCCAGCGGGCGACCGCCTTCGTCTCGCACACCGGCATGAACTCCACGATGGAGGCCCTGTACTACGGCGTCGGCCTGATCGCCGTCCCGCAGATGCCCGAACAGGCCGCCAACGCCGGACGGATGCAGGAACTCGGCCTCGGCGAACAGCTCGACACGAAGGCGGTGACCGCGGAGTCGCTGCGCGCCGCCGTCGCCCGGGTCGCCGGTGACCCGCAGATCCGCACCAACCTCGACCGGATGCGCAAGGTCGTCCGGGGGAGCGGCGGCGCCGCCCGCGGTGTCGACGTGATCGAGGAGTACCTGGCCTGA
- a CDS encoding oxygenase MpaB family protein, protein MSTALSGPDSLLRRTLGEQRIALVAWRLLVLQSADPAVGAGMAEFSTYRAHPWRRMQHTMDSGRRLFFGDREELRREIARLERTHRRIRGTDGQGREFSALDPTVRVWVLMTLYESMTAMCELSGAPLGAAERDQLYAEFRLVCKEFGLPAELFPRTAAQVPAYVERTIRDRLEYTEAAHDLLFQMLHQAPPPRRLGRLRPAWPLLRPVIARMLTALTLADLPPAFRERFGLRRSRSAAALSWLLHHGSRHLVTRLPDRLRYHNRTTAQQAAQPAAEPARAAPHGDGDGAAARAGRLPKPRRAGRDTARRARVEAFFRQVLDQTGDGHLTAADLQAMAHNVCWQLELDESREAEVYAGFDTWWQHIRSTMDTDGDDRVSLGEFTTAMLAGIDRDPDYLHQGLHTALRALFRAVDTDGSGLLGPDEYRVVFGGSRVHPAELNHGFRQLDADGDGQITEEEFLRAFTDYFTARADTVAGTQLLGRP, encoded by the coding sequence GTGTCCACTGCCCTGTCCGGCCCCGACTCCCTGCTGCGCCGCACTCTCGGAGAACAGCGCATCGCCCTGGTCGCCTGGCGACTGCTGGTGCTCCAGAGCGCCGATCCGGCCGTCGGCGCCGGCATGGCGGAGTTCTCGACCTACCGCGCGCATCCCTGGCGGCGGATGCAGCACACCATGGACAGCGGCCGGCGGCTGTTCTTCGGCGACCGCGAGGAGCTGCGCCGGGAGATCGCCCGCCTGGAACGGACGCACCGCCGCATCCGGGGAACGGACGGGCAGGGTCGGGAGTTCTCCGCGCTGGACCCGACGGTGCGGGTGTGGGTGCTGATGACGCTGTACGAATCGATGACCGCGATGTGCGAGCTGTCCGGCGCACCGCTCGGCGCGGCCGAACGCGACCAGCTGTACGCGGAGTTCCGCCTGGTCTGCAAGGAGTTCGGCCTGCCGGCCGAGCTCTTCCCGCGCACCGCCGCGCAGGTGCCCGCGTACGTCGAACGCACCATCCGCGACCGCCTGGAGTACACCGAGGCCGCCCACGACCTGCTGTTCCAGATGTTGCACCAGGCACCGCCACCGCGCCGGCTGGGGCGCCTGCGCCCTGCCTGGCCGCTGCTGCGCCCGGTGATCGCCCGCATGCTGACGGCCCTGACCCTCGCGGATCTGCCGCCGGCGTTCCGCGAGCGGTTCGGCCTGCGCCGAAGCCGCAGCGCCGCGGCCCTGTCCTGGCTGCTGCACCACGGCTCGCGCCACCTCGTGACCCGCCTGCCCGACCGGCTGCGCTACCACAACCGGACAACCGCACAGCAGGCCGCCCAGCCGGCTGCCGAGCCGGCCCGGGCCGCACCCCACGGCGACGGAGACGGCGCGGCCGCACGGGCCGGGCGTCTACCGAAGCCGCGCCGGGCCGGGCGCGACACCGCGCGCCGGGCCCGCGTGGAGGCGTTCTTCCGGCAGGTGCTGGACCAGACCGGCGACGGCCACCTCACCGCCGCCGACCTCCAGGCCATGGCACACAACGTGTGCTGGCAACTGGAGCTGGACGAGAGCCGGGAGGCCGAGGTGTACGCCGGGTTCGACACCTGGTGGCAGCACATCCGCTCCACCATGGACACCGACGGCGACGACCGGGTCTCCCTGGGCGAGTTCACCACCGCGATGCTCGCCGGCATCGACCGCGACCCCGACTACCTCCACCAGGGCCTGCACACCGCGCTGCGCGCCCTCTTCCGCGCCGTGGACACCGACGGCAGCGGTCTCCTGGGGCCCGACGAGTACCGCGTCGTCTTCGGCGGCTCCCGGGTCCACCCGGCCGAGCTCAACCACGGCTTCCGCCAACTCGACGCCGACGGCGACGGGCAGATCACCGAGGAGGAGTTCCTGCGGGCCTTCACCGACTACTTCACCGCCCGCGCCGACACCGTGGCCGGCACCCAACTCCTGGGCCGCCCCTGA
- a CDS encoding zinc-binding dehydrogenase, producing MTTPQGGLRPAELPEPLLRGGGATLDVLAAQIPAYTDSLVAGGRGGFPTPIVLGACGIARVTAVADEVFGVRPGDVVVANGLFRSGRAACPEEAILAWTGIGGDGRATATTDRMREIWRDGLYAERAVQPERTLVALPGADAYPAPERLAFLPWLGIAGEAIDRADVRAGQVVAVVGATGQLGAAAVLIALARGAAAVVAAGRNREALDALAGLDPRVVPVPLTGDRGTDGPAIGAAAGPVDAVVDTLGAVPSPHPTMAGYDALRPDGSWVLVGGVRQELPIPYGDFMHRRLTLRGSWAYRDATVLGLWSMIRSGVLDLSVLDVTVVGLDDPAAALTVASRSRGLSVVVLVP from the coding sequence ATGACCACACCCCAAGGCGGCCTGCGTCCGGCGGAGTTGCCCGAACCCCTGCTGCGCGGCGGCGGCGCGACGCTCGACGTCCTCGCCGCGCAGATCCCCGCGTACACCGATTCACTGGTGGCCGGCGGACGCGGTGGGTTTCCGACCCCGATCGTGCTCGGTGCCTGTGGCATCGCCCGGGTCACGGCGGTGGCCGACGAGGTGTTCGGGGTGCGGCCGGGCGACGTCGTCGTGGCCAACGGGCTGTTCCGGTCCGGGCGCGCCGCCTGTCCCGAGGAGGCGATCCTGGCATGGACCGGGATCGGCGGCGACGGTCGTGCCACGGCGACCACCGACCGCATGCGCGAGATCTGGCGGGACGGCCTGTACGCCGAGCGGGCGGTGCAGCCGGAGCGCACCCTGGTCGCGCTGCCCGGTGCGGACGCCTACCCGGCGCCCGAGCGGCTGGCGTTCCTGCCGTGGCTGGGCATCGCGGGAGAGGCGATCGACCGTGCGGACGTGCGCGCGGGCCAGGTCGTCGCCGTGGTCGGGGCGACCGGGCAACTGGGCGCGGCGGCGGTGCTCATCGCGCTGGCCCGCGGCGCCGCCGCAGTCGTCGCCGCCGGCCGGAACCGCGAGGCGCTCGACGCGCTCGCGGGCCTCGACCCGCGCGTGGTACCGGTACCGCTCACCGGCGACCGCGGAACCGACGGACCGGCGATCGGGGCGGCCGCCGGCCCGGTCGACGCGGTCGTCGACACGCTGGGTGCGGTGCCGAGCCCGCACCCGACGATGGCCGGCTACGACGCGCTGCGTCCGGACGGCTCCTGGGTCCTGGTCGGCGGCGTGCGGCAGGAACTCCCCATTCCGTACGGCGACTTCATGCACCGGCGACTGACCCTGCGCGGTTCGTGGGCGTACCGCGACGCCACCGTGCTCGGCCTGTGGTCGATGATCCGCAGCGGCGTCCTCGACCTGTCGGTGCTGGACGTCACCGTCGTCGGACTGGACGATCCCGCCGCGGCGCTCACCGTGGCCTCCCGGTCGCGCGGACTGTCCGTGGTCGTCCTGGTGCCGTGA
- a CDS encoding DUF3558 family protein, with the protein MAQWDEDAQDWVAPSRPARPSADGRTRRMLIVTFAVLVLVAAAVVGLWQLAGEDEPGPPEWTVPSAMPSGGWTNTPTPGLSSEPGGGLTTTADPCAAVDASTASSWGLSSGSASNPGSSQSGLRACSWSGTAPTTGAYITYTLIYSKDLPMSPAPTPTSIAGVPSASVAGNDLGCVVLWSTSFGKAFVHARPSSGTQPNLCTAAANFASLVAPRVPS; encoded by the coding sequence ATGGCCCAATGGGACGAGGACGCACAGGACTGGGTGGCGCCCTCCCGACCGGCCCGTCCGTCGGCGGACGGCCGGACCCGGCGCATGCTGATCGTGACGTTCGCGGTGCTCGTACTGGTCGCGGCCGCCGTCGTCGGCCTGTGGCAACTGGCGGGCGAGGACGAACCGGGCCCGCCGGAGTGGACCGTTCCGTCCGCGATGCCCAGCGGCGGCTGGACGAACACGCCCACTCCCGGCCTCTCCTCGGAACCGGGCGGCGGCCTCACCACGACCGCCGATCCGTGCGCGGCGGTCGACGCGAGCACCGCGTCGTCCTGGGGCCTGTCCTCGGGAAGCGCCTCGAATCCCGGCAGTTCGCAGAGCGGGCTCAGGGCGTGCAGTTGGAGCGGAACGGCGCCCACCACCGGCGCGTACATCACGTACACGCTCATCTACTCCAAGGACCTTCCGATGTCGCCGGCGCCCACGCCCACCAGCATCGCCGGGGTGCCCTCCGCATCGGTCGCCGGGAACGACCTGGGGTGCGTGGTCCTGTGGTCCACCTCGTTCGGAAAGGCGTTCGTGCATGCCAGGCCCAGCAGCGGAACACAGCCGAACCTGTGCACCGCCGCGGCCAACTTCGCCTCGTTGGTGGCCCCGAGAGTGCCGTCCTGA
- a CDS encoding SH3 domain-containing protein produces MTHLSSFRRGAAVLASAGLLCGVLGGGVAAAAAPSPSAPGVAHGFHRGQVTAEPRLTLRAGPGTSYRAVGSLPHGEVVSVRCKVNGQRVHGNPRWYRIREGRSGRAWASARYIRTLRETPRWCGDGHRRL; encoded by the coding sequence ATGACACATCTTTCCTCGTTCCGCCGAGGTGCCGCCGTGCTGGCGAGCGCCGGACTGCTCTGTGGTGTCCTCGGTGGCGGCGTGGCCGCCGCCGCGGCCCCCTCGCCGTCCGCTCCGGGCGTCGCACACGGCTTCCACAGAGGCCAAGTGACCGCCGAGCCCCGTCTCACGCTGCGGGCCGGCCCCGGGACCTCCTACCGTGCGGTGGGTTCGCTGCCGCACGGCGAGGTCGTCAGTGTCCGCTGCAAGGTCAACGGCCAGCGCGTCCACGGCAATCCGCGCTGGTACCGGATCCGCGAGGGCCGGTCCGGCCGGGCCTGGGCGTCGGCGCGCTACATCAGGACGCTCCGGGAGACGCCGCGCTGGTGCGGTGACGGACACCGCCGACTCTGA
- a CDS encoding bifunctional 2-polyprenyl-6-hydroxyphenol methylase/3-demethylubiquinol 3-O-methyltransferase UbiG, with the protein MPTISSAGGADPGQHRRVAESFGTDAARYDRARPRYPEALVRRIVADRPGLDVLDVGCGTGIAARQFQTAGCRVHGVEPDARMAEVARRYGTEVDIATFEDWDPAGRTFDAVVAATAWHWIDTAAGTAKAARALRPGGLLAMFWNVFQLPSDVAEAVTDVCRRALPDAPFDFSAMTKGTPDAYRPVLARAADGIRERDDFTEPEEWRFEWEWTYTRDAWLDQMPTFGAFTRVPPDQLTEVLTGVGSALDALGGSFTMHYTTAVVAARWNGTP; encoded by the coding sequence ATGCCCACTATATCTTCCGCCGGTGGTGCCGACCCTGGTCAACACCGCCGGGTGGCAGAGTCGTTCGGCACCGACGCCGCCCGCTACGACCGCGCCCGGCCCCGCTACCCCGAAGCCCTGGTACGCCGCATCGTCGCCGACCGGCCCGGCCTCGACGTCCTCGACGTCGGCTGCGGGACGGGCATCGCCGCCCGTCAGTTCCAGACGGCCGGCTGCCGGGTGCACGGAGTCGAGCCGGACGCGCGGATGGCCGAGGTCGCGCGGCGGTACGGCACCGAGGTCGACATCGCGACCTTCGAGGACTGGGACCCGGCCGGCCGCACCTTCGACGCGGTCGTGGCCGCCACCGCCTGGCACTGGATCGACACCGCCGCGGGCACCGCCAAGGCCGCCCGGGCGCTGCGGCCGGGCGGCCTGCTCGCGATGTTCTGGAACGTCTTCCAGCTCCCGTCCGACGTGGCGGAGGCCGTCACCGACGTCTGCCGCCGGGCGCTGCCCGACGCGCCCTTCGACTTCTCGGCGATGACGAAGGGAACCCCGGACGCCTACCGGCCGGTCCTCGCCAGGGCCGCCGACGGAATCCGCGAACGGGACGACTTCACCGAACCCGAAGAGTGGCGGTTCGAGTGGGAGTGGACCTACACCCGGGACGCCTGGCTGGACCAGATGCCCACCTTCGGCGCCTTCACCCGGGTCCCACCGGACCAGCTGACGGAGGTGCTGACCGGAGTCGGATCCGCCCTCGACGCCCTGGGCGGGAGCTTCACCATGCACTACACGACGGCCGTGGTCGCCGCGCGTTGGAACGGCACCCCCTGA
- a CDS encoding TetR/AcrR family transcriptional regulator: MPTGVAIRDVRQQLFEAAERILLRDGPNALTSRAVTTEAGCAKGVLHRHFADFDAFLAELVQDRIGRIETQAGALRASAGTGTVAEHLTGALTEVFGSVAVAIVGLVISRDGLRARLRQAGSVGVPLLAEATAMIAGYLTAERELGRVAADADVATLAPTLIGAGHLLFADREGTPPDAAAVRRVVTTVLAGVLPEARGAG; the protein is encoded by the coding sequence GTGCCGACAGGGGTGGCCATCCGTGATGTCCGACAGCAGTTGTTCGAGGCCGCCGAGCGCATCCTGCTGCGGGACGGGCCGAACGCACTGACCAGCCGGGCGGTCACCACGGAGGCGGGCTGCGCCAAGGGGGTCCTGCACCGGCACTTCGCCGACTTCGACGCCTTCCTCGCCGAGCTGGTGCAGGACCGCATCGGCCGGATCGAGACCCAGGCCGGCGCCCTGCGCGCGTCCGCCGGGACCGGCACGGTGGCCGAACACCTCACCGGCGCGCTGACCGAGGTGTTCGGGTCGGTGGCCGTGGCGATCGTCGGCCTCGTCATCTCCCGGGACGGTCTGCGCGCCCGGCTGCGGCAGGCCGGTTCCGTCGGCGTACCACTGCTCGCCGAGGCCACCGCGATGATCGCCGGCTATCTGACCGCCGAGCGCGAGCTGGGCCGCGTCGCGGCGGACGCCGACGTCGCCACCCTGGCCCCCACGCTGATCGGGGCCGGGCACCTGTTGTTCGCCGACCGGGAGGGCACCCCGCCGGACGCGGCAGCGGTCCGCAGGGTCGTGACGACGGTCCTCGCCGGAGTGCTGCCGGAGGCGCGCGGCGCCGGCTGA